The proteins below come from a single Arthrobacter crystallopoietes genomic window:
- a CDS encoding ABC transporter ATP-binding protein encodes MTETVLAGRAQETGQVPAIRLRGLTKSFGETNAVAGVDLDIRHGEFFSMLGPSGSGKTTVLRLIAGFELPTSGTIELQGEDMTGKAPFERDVNTVFQDYALFPHMSLVDNVAYGLRVRGVGRKERRDRAAQALERVQLGAFVNRRPSQLSGGQRQRVALARALVVEPKVLLLDEPLGALDLKLRQQMQIELKELQRSLGITFIFVTHDQEEALTMSDRIGVFNGGRLEQIGTAHDIYERPTGRFVANFVGTSNIFGPETGSRLYGRNESFAVRPERLNLAWDEAATNDGGSSARSDSAFLPGLVTSLVYVGHATQVHVQLEGGPAVVALVHSGLDGDPDALVGRRVQVGWNTHDIVWLPDNT; translated from the coding sequence ATGACTGAGACGGTTTTGGCTGGCAGAGCGCAGGAAACCGGCCAGGTTCCGGCCATCCGGTTGCGCGGACTGACCAAGTCCTTCGGCGAGACCAACGCCGTCGCGGGCGTGGACCTGGACATCCGGCATGGCGAGTTCTTTTCGATGCTTGGGCCGTCGGGCTCCGGCAAGACCACTGTGTTGCGCCTGATCGCCGGGTTCGAGCTCCCCACCTCCGGGACCATCGAACTGCAAGGGGAGGATATGACCGGCAAGGCTCCCTTCGAACGGGACGTCAACACGGTGTTCCAGGACTACGCGCTCTTTCCGCACATGTCCTTGGTGGACAACGTGGCCTACGGGCTGCGCGTGCGGGGAGTGGGCCGGAAGGAACGCCGGGACCGGGCGGCGCAGGCCCTCGAGCGCGTCCAGCTGGGAGCGTTTGTCAACCGCCGGCCGTCTCAGCTTTCCGGCGGCCAGCGCCAACGCGTCGCACTGGCCCGCGCCCTGGTGGTGGAGCCCAAGGTGCTGCTGCTGGACGAGCCGCTCGGCGCGTTGGACCTCAAGCTGCGCCAGCAGATGCAGATCGAGCTGAAGGAGCTGCAGCGTTCCCTCGGCATCACCTTCATCTTTGTCACCCATGACCAGGAAGAGGCACTGACCATGAGTGACCGCATCGGCGTCTTCAACGGCGGCCGGCTCGAGCAGATCGGTACCGCGCACGATATCTACGAGCGCCCCACGGGGCGGTTCGTGGCGAATTTCGTGGGGACCTCCAATATCTTCGGCCCGGAAACCGGAAGCCGGCTCTACGGCCGGAACGAGTCCTTCGCTGTCCGCCCCGAGCGGCTGAACCTGGCCTGGGATGAAGCAGCAACCAACGACGGCGGCAGCTCTGCCCGCAGCGATTCGGCTTTCCTGCCGGGGCTCGTCACGTCCCTGGTCTACGTCGGGCACGCCACCCAAGTGCACGTGCAGCTGGAAGGCGGCCCCGCCGTCGTTGCTTTGGTGCACAGCGGACTGGACGGCGATCCGGACGCGCTGGTAGGCCGCCGCGTGCAGGTCGGCTGGAACACGCATGACATTGTCTGGCTCCCCGACAACACCTAA
- a CDS encoding ABC transporter substrate-binding protein, translating into MATRNKPYWAISAVAVAALALTSCGTAQGGGSGETAAAGGEVKTEIGASEGKLSILAWPGYVEDGSNDPKVDWVTPFEEQTQCQVEFKPFGTSDEAVTLMRTGQYDVISASGDASLRLIAGGDVDPVNTDLLENYKDVYPFLKDKAWNTVDGVNYGMPHGWGANLLMYRADKVEPAPTSWSAVFDDAEQNSGKVTAYDSPIYIADAALYLMKHNPELGIKNPYALDQEQLDAAVELLKKQREHVGEYWSDVVKEVQSFASGSSVVGTTWQVGANIAKADGTKVETVLPEEGATGWSDTWMVGSQSKNKNCAYMWLDYIASPEANAAVAEYFGESPANPKACELTEDKGHCETYHSGDEEYASQIWYWTTPVENCVDGRTDVKCTDYSEWTKAWTEIKG; encoded by the coding sequence ATGGCAACCAGGAACAAACCGTACTGGGCAATCAGCGCCGTCGCGGTGGCGGCGCTTGCCCTCACCTCCTGCGGCACAGCCCAGGGCGGCGGCAGCGGGGAGACCGCTGCTGCCGGCGGCGAGGTCAAAACCGAGATCGGCGCGAGCGAGGGCAAGCTGTCCATCCTCGCGTGGCCCGGTTACGTGGAGGACGGCAGCAATGATCCGAAGGTGGACTGGGTGACGCCCTTCGAGGAGCAGACCCAGTGCCAGGTGGAGTTCAAGCCGTTCGGCACCTCGGACGAGGCCGTCACCCTCATGCGCACCGGCCAGTATGACGTCATTTCCGCCTCCGGGGACGCCTCGCTGCGACTGATCGCCGGCGGCGACGTTGACCCCGTGAACACGGACCTGCTGGAAAACTACAAGGACGTCTACCCGTTCCTGAAAGACAAGGCATGGAACACTGTGGACGGCGTTAACTACGGCATGCCCCACGGCTGGGGCGCCAATCTGCTGATGTACCGCGCGGACAAGGTGGAGCCCGCCCCCACCTCCTGGAGCGCGGTTTTCGATGACGCGGAGCAGAACTCCGGCAAGGTCACCGCGTATGACTCGCCCATCTACATCGCGGACGCCGCCCTGTACCTGATGAAGCACAATCCGGAGCTGGGCATCAAGAACCCGTACGCGCTGGACCAGGAACAGCTGGACGCCGCCGTCGAACTGCTGAAGAAGCAGCGCGAGCACGTCGGGGAATACTGGTCCGACGTGGTCAAGGAAGTGCAGTCCTTCGCCTCCGGCTCCAGCGTGGTCGGCACCACCTGGCAGGTGGGTGCGAACATTGCCAAGGCAGACGGCACAAAGGTAGAGACAGTCCTGCCGGAGGAAGGCGCTACCGGCTGGTCCGACACCTGGATGGTGGGTTCCCAGTCCAAGAACAAGAACTGCGCCTACATGTGGCTGGACTACATCGCCAGCCCGGAGGCCAACGCCGCCGTGGCCGAGTACTTCGGTGAGTCCCCGGCCAACCCGAAGGCCTGCGAGTTGACCGAGGACAAGGGCCACTGCGAGACGTACCACTCGGGCGACGAGGAGTACGCCAGCCAGATCTGGTACTGGACCACGCCGGTGGAGAACTGCGTTGACGGCCGCACGGACGTCAAGTGCACGGACTACTCGGAGTGGACCAAGGCCTGGACCGAGATCAAGGGCTGA
- a CDS encoding ABC transporter permease, with the protein MAMQTTTAPGPAPAGGPERKPVPPRKQGISALLHRSPRLRLAGLLTAPAAWLILVYIAALAALLITALWTVDTFTGKVSTTWTFDNIRTVLTTSVYQVITLRTIYIAVAVTVIDMVIALPIAFFIAKVATARWQKLLVIAVLMPLWASYLVKAYAWRNVLAEGGLLEWLGRPIGLDSPGYSETAVILTLAYIWLPYMILPIHAGFERVPNSMLEASGDLGAKPWTTMRLVMLPILVPSIIAGTIFTFSLSLGDYITAQIVGGTTQMLGTVVYANVGAANNLPLAAAVSLIPIVIIMIYLFVVRRTGALNNL; encoded by the coding sequence ATGGCAATGCAAACAACGACGGCGCCCGGGCCGGCTCCCGCGGGCGGCCCGGAGCGGAAGCCGGTGCCACCCAGGAAACAGGGCATCTCGGCACTGCTGCACCGCTCGCCCCGGCTGCGGCTCGCCGGGCTGCTCACCGCACCGGCCGCCTGGCTCATCCTCGTCTACATTGCCGCGCTCGCGGCCCTGCTGATCACCGCACTCTGGACGGTGGACACCTTCACCGGGAAGGTGTCCACCACCTGGACCTTCGACAACATCCGTACGGTCCTGACCACCTCGGTGTACCAGGTCATCACGTTGCGGACCATCTATATTGCCGTCGCCGTGACCGTGATCGACATGGTGATAGCACTGCCGATAGCTTTCTTCATTGCAAAGGTCGCCACCGCCCGCTGGCAGAAGCTGCTGGTCATCGCAGTGCTCATGCCGCTCTGGGCCAGCTATTTGGTCAAGGCCTATGCCTGGCGCAACGTGCTCGCCGAGGGCGGGCTGCTCGAATGGCTCGGCAGGCCCATCGGGCTGGACTCCCCGGGTTATTCAGAGACCGCGGTCATCCTGACCCTGGCCTACATCTGGCTGCCCTATATGATCCTGCCCATCCACGCGGGGTTTGAGCGGGTGCCCAACTCCATGCTCGAGGCCTCCGGCGACCTTGGTGCCAAGCCGTGGACCACCATGCGGCTGGTGATGCTGCCGATCCTGGTTCCCTCCATCATCGCCGGCACCATCTTCACCTTCTCGCTCTCCCTCGGTGACTACATCACCGCGCAGATTGTCGGCGGCACTACGCAGATGCTCGGCACTGTGGTGTACGCCAATGTCGGTGCGGCGAACAACCTGCCCTTGGCCGCCGCCGTGTCCCTGATCCCGATCGTGATCATCATGATCTACCTCTTTGTGGTCCGCCGCACCGGCGCCCTGAACAACCTCTAG
- a CDS encoding ABC transporter permease yields MRLSRSARIVLGTITGLILFFIYAPLLLVVVNSFNADRTFGWPPKGFTLEWWGRAFDSAGVREALMTSVWVAVVSTVISLALGTLLAMALQRYKFFGRDVINLLVILPIALPGIVTGIALNNMFTTVLGVPLSIWTVIIAHATFCMVTVFNNAIARLRRMSPGLEEASADLGAGVFTTFRLVTFPQLRSALLAGGLLAFALSFDEIIVTTFTIGAGQQTLPVWILQNLFRPNQAPVVNVVAVVLILISIVPIWLAQRLSEDSVGVGVGAKKAAKTAK; encoded by the coding sequence GTGAGACTGTCCCGAAGCGCCAGGATTGTCCTGGGCACCATCACCGGACTCATCCTTTTCTTCATCTACGCACCGCTGCTGCTGGTAGTGGTCAATTCCTTCAACGCGGACCGCACCTTCGGCTGGCCGCCGAAGGGCTTCACCCTGGAGTGGTGGGGGAGGGCATTCGACTCCGCCGGCGTCCGCGAGGCGCTGATGACGTCCGTGTGGGTCGCCGTCGTCTCCACGGTTATCTCCCTGGCGCTCGGCACCCTGCTGGCCATGGCGCTGCAGCGCTATAAGTTCTTTGGCCGCGACGTGATCAACCTGCTGGTCATCCTGCCGATCGCTCTGCCCGGCATTGTTACCGGCATCGCCCTGAACAACATGTTCACCACGGTGCTGGGCGTCCCGCTGAGCATCTGGACGGTGATCATTGCCCACGCCACCTTCTGCATGGTCACCGTGTTCAACAATGCGATTGCCCGGCTGCGACGGATGAGCCCAGGCCTGGAGGAAGCCTCCGCCGATCTCGGCGCCGGCGTCTTCACGACGTTCAGGCTGGTCACCTTCCCGCAGCTGCGTTCGGCGCTGCTCGCCGGCGGGCTGCTGGCTTTCGCCCTCAGCTTCGACGAAATCATCGTCACCACCTTCACCATCGGCGCCGGCCAGCAGACGTTGCCCGTCTGGATCCTGCAAAACCTCTTCCGTCCCAACCAGGCACCAGTGGTCAACGTGGTGGCCGTGGTGCTGATCCTGATTTCTATCGTGCCGATCTGGCTGGCACAGCGGCTTTCGGAGGACTCGGTAGGCGTCGGGGTCGGTGCCAAGAAGGCCGCGAAGACCGCCAAATAA
- a CDS encoding peptidoglycan-binding protein encodes MSNEQGPTPLSPEELESQSGTALPDKEVASILDLNADLDLAIDAAAPIDLAVAANANVAAPIDAAASANILSDGSTAQALSDQGVIIDQGIAADATAESAQDSTIDQSNETIDDGETTSGTAGSLDSPTADSSVPLDGASQETADPALLPDGTLPDATLPDTGSVTEDLGSTLDGNLLNVNLDLAADADIAAPINGAVAANANVAAPIDAAVAANIGSVDSEATAVAQQDAIINQQIDGAAEASADQQSDLEQ; translated from the coding sequence ATGAGCAACGAACAGGGACCCACGCCGCTGTCGCCGGAAGAACTCGAATCCCAGTCCGGCACCGCGCTGCCGGACAAGGAGGTCGCTTCCATTCTCGATCTGAATGCGGATCTCGACTTGGCCATCGATGCAGCCGCGCCGATCGATCTCGCCGTCGCGGCGAACGCCAACGTCGCGGCCCCCATTGATGCCGCAGCCTCCGCCAACATCCTCTCGGATGGCTCCACGGCGCAGGCGCTGTCCGACCAGGGCGTCATTATCGACCAGGGCATCGCCGCCGATGCGACAGCCGAGTCCGCACAGGACAGCACCATCGACCAAAGCAATGAAACGATCGACGACGGCGAAACCACCTCGGGCACGGCCGGCAGCTTGGACTCCCCCACCGCTGATTCGAGCGTGCCGCTGGACGGCGCTAGCCAGGAGACGGCGGACCCGGCCTTGCTGCCCGACGGGACGCTGCCGGACGCCACGCTTCCAGACACTGGATCCGTCACGGAGGACCTTGGATCCACACTTGACGGGAATCTGCTGAACGTCAACCTGGATCTGGCCGCGGACGCTGACATTGCCGCTCCGATCAACGGTGCTGTGGCCGCCAATGCCAACGTTGCCGCGCCCATCGACGCCGCAGTCGCGGCCAACATCGGCTCGGTGGACAGCGAGGCGACCGCTGTGGCACAGCAGGACGCCATCATCAACCAGCAGATCGACGGCGCCGCCGAGGCCAGCGCAGACCAGCAGTCCGACCTCGAACAGTAG
- a CDS encoding NAD(P)/FAD-dependent oxidoreductase, which translates to MARTTDVVVIGGGYAGVIAANRLSTNPDLRITLINPRRAFVERIRLHQRVAGSHDAVVDLSEVLAPSVQIAVDTVKRIDAGSQTLEQGGGTTRYDYLIYAVGSHSAAPVVPGAAEHAHPLGTLEQADALQRALAADPAAPVTVVGGGATGIETASELAELGRSVTLVCGDELGPYLHPAARREVMRQMDRLGVTVLAGTGAQATAVEHDAVRLADGRELPSGVTVWTAGFGVPDLAARSGLTTDAVGRLLTDETLTSVDDDHIVAAGDSATPSGVPYRMCCASAQLLGAHAAGTVLRRVAGREPEPFSAPISGQCLSLGRRAGVLQLSRRDDTAIGVHVGGRLGAKIKESVSAGSVKGLGMMARRPRLIAGLTLVQDPRRSRLLSKTPAPAGIPGSLAD; encoded by the coding sequence ATGGCACGCACGACAGACGTGGTCGTCATCGGGGGCGGATACGCCGGCGTCATCGCCGCGAACCGCCTCAGCACGAACCCGGACCTGAGAATCACCTTGATCAATCCCCGGCGCGCGTTCGTCGAACGCATCCGGCTGCACCAACGGGTCGCCGGCTCGCATGACGCGGTCGTCGACCTCTCCGAGGTCCTGGCGCCGTCTGTGCAGATCGCCGTCGACACGGTGAAAAGGATCGATGCCGGGTCCCAGACGCTCGAACAGGGTGGCGGCACCACCCGGTACGACTACCTGATCTACGCGGTCGGCAGCCACAGCGCGGCGCCGGTTGTGCCCGGCGCGGCGGAGCATGCCCACCCGCTGGGCACGCTCGAACAGGCCGATGCTCTGCAGCGGGCCCTCGCCGCGGACCCCGCGGCGCCTGTCACCGTCGTCGGCGGCGGCGCCACCGGCATCGAGACCGCCTCCGAGCTCGCAGAGCTCGGCCGTTCCGTCACGCTGGTCTGCGGCGACGAGCTCGGTCCGTACTTGCATCCGGCGGCGCGGCGCGAGGTCATGCGGCAGATGGACCGGCTCGGCGTCACCGTCCTCGCGGGCACCGGTGCGCAGGCAACGGCCGTGGAGCACGACGCAGTCCGGCTTGCCGACGGCAGGGAGCTGCCTAGCGGGGTTACCGTGTGGACCGCGGGGTTCGGCGTCCCGGACCTCGCCGCCCGCAGCGGGCTGACCACCGACGCCGTCGGGCGACTGCTCACCGACGAGACGCTGACCAGTGTCGACGACGACCACATCGTCGCTGCGGGAGACTCGGCCACCCCATCCGGCGTGCCTTACCGCATGTGCTGCGCGTCCGCGCAGCTGCTCGGTGCCCACGCGGCCGGCACCGTCCTGCGGCGCGTCGCAGGCCGGGAGCCCGAGCCGTTCTCGGCGCCGATCTCGGGCCAGTGTCTCAGCCTCGGACGAAGGGCCGGGGTGCTGCAGCTTTCCCGGCGCGACGACACCGCGATCGGCGTCCACGTGGGCGGCCGGCTCGGCGCCAAGATCAAGGAGTCCGTGAGCGCGGGCAGCGTGAAAGGGCTGGGTATGATGGCGCGGCGGCCACGGCTCATCGCCGGTCTGACGCTGGTCCAGGACCCGCGGCGGTCGCGGCTCCTCAGCAAAACCCCCGCCCCTGCCGGGATCCCAGGATCCCTGGCAGACTGA
- a CDS encoding RNA polymerase sigma-70 factor: MTDESAGPATDIFVAHRNLLFTVAYEILGSATDAEDVLQETWLRWVDVDLDQIHSRRAYLVRITTRQALNRLRTLQRRKEDYVGQWLPEPLLTAPDVAEDVLLAEGVSMALMVVLETLAPTERAVFVLHESFGFTHDEIADAVEKSPAAVRQIAHRARASVEARRPRKAASPAETRKVLAAFKLSIETGDVQALMDVLAPDVVVLADGGGIKQAVPNPVRGADKVARLFLGGLKKAGGALAAHHTTINGRPALLVTMDDQLDGVFAASVHDGRIAGIYYIRNPEKLSGVEAEIALARW; the protein is encoded by the coding sequence ATGACCGACGAATCAGCCGGCCCGGCGACCGACATCTTCGTCGCCCACCGCAACCTGCTGTTCACTGTGGCATACGAGATCCTTGGCTCCGCCACCGACGCCGAGGACGTGCTGCAGGAGACCTGGCTGCGGTGGGTCGACGTGGACCTCGACCAAATCCATAGCCGACGCGCCTACCTGGTGAGGATCACGACACGGCAGGCGCTGAATAGACTGCGAACGCTGCAGCGGCGAAAGGAGGACTACGTCGGGCAGTGGCTGCCCGAGCCGCTGCTCACCGCCCCCGACGTCGCCGAGGACGTGCTGCTCGCCGAGGGCGTCTCGATGGCGCTCATGGTGGTGCTCGAGACGCTCGCCCCCACCGAGCGGGCTGTGTTCGTCTTGCACGAGTCGTTCGGTTTCACCCACGATGAGATCGCCGACGCCGTTGAGAAGTCGCCCGCCGCCGTCCGGCAGATCGCGCATCGAGCCCGTGCCTCCGTCGAGGCCCGCCGTCCCCGAAAGGCGGCGTCCCCGGCAGAGACCCGGAAGGTGCTCGCGGCCTTCAAGCTCTCGATCGAGACGGGCGACGTGCAGGCGCTCATGGACGTGCTGGCGCCCGACGTCGTCGTACTCGCCGACGGCGGCGGCATCAAGCAGGCCGTCCCGAACCCGGTCCGTGGTGCCGATAAAGTCGCACGCCTGTTCCTGGGCGGCCTGAAGAAGGCCGGCGGCGCGCTGGCCGCGCACCACACGACGATCAACGGACGCCCGGCGTTGCTGGTCACCATGGACGACCAGCTGGACGGCGTCTTTGCCGCCAGCGTCCACGACGGACGGATCGCCGGGATCTACTACATCCGCAACCCCGAGAAGCTCTCGGGTGTGGAAGCAGAGATCGCGCTGGCACGATGGTGA
- a CDS encoding alpha/beta hydrolase domain-containing protein, with the protein MKRPGNLRNWRLPMAALCIGAVSFTVAAAPASAFGKSQDKTSETSGPSQDAIAESLSAVPSVKGPIAETANSYMFSTMDQAKEPFDVKDHGYVEKEYFLSGTANVYSNESGAVEVATEDVPYTNRILVRRPANPQDASGVVLVDILNASNGYDVEDHWRRVWQHAMAEGHTYIGITSKPLNVDALKNFDAERYADLSWNTDQDTADQRIVADPDNPATFDPFMVVEGAEEGLAWDIITQVGTLLQSDQSRRVLGGQDAETVLLMGQSQSGIYLNTWTSNFHDLAREANGGNVFDGYLNSVGAVLERPLAQDTDGVGGLQLVPGSEPELDTPFITVTSEGDTSLFGTGILAENEDLAENRRHWQVPGTPHTDVNSPVTPANEEVYRSGRLPRLMDQEFIDALNPYPLEPAIIAATESLVDWVQDGEPAAPSQWFDMNDDGILVRDEHGNVTGGVRYGLLDYPLATFNGASAPGSVFGSYSLISREEFDETYGSREAYLELIEESNSRQIEAGYLTKSGAAQMVRVANDLLDRIGA; encoded by the coding sequence ATGAAGAGACCGGGAAATCTACGCAATTGGCGTCTGCCGATGGCCGCGCTGTGCATAGGTGCCGTTTCGTTCACGGTGGCGGCAGCACCGGCGTCGGCCTTTGGGAAGTCCCAGGACAAGACTTCCGAGACGAGCGGCCCGTCGCAGGACGCGATCGCCGAATCGCTCAGTGCCGTCCCGTCCGTCAAGGGACCCATCGCGGAGACTGCCAACAGCTACATGTTCTCCACCATGGACCAGGCAAAAGAGCCGTTCGATGTGAAGGACCACGGCTACGTGGAGAAGGAGTACTTCCTCTCCGGCACGGCCAATGTGTACAGCAACGAAAGCGGCGCCGTCGAGGTCGCCACGGAAGATGTTCCCTACACCAACCGGATCCTGGTGCGGCGGCCGGCCAACCCGCAGGACGCTTCCGGCGTGGTGCTGGTGGACATCCTCAACGCCTCCAACGGGTACGACGTGGAGGACCACTGGCGCCGGGTCTGGCAGCACGCCATGGCCGAAGGCCACACCTACATCGGCATCACCTCGAAGCCCCTGAACGTGGACGCCCTCAAAAATTTCGACGCCGAACGCTACGCCGACTTGAGCTGGAACACCGACCAGGATACCGCGGACCAGCGGATCGTCGCCGATCCGGACAACCCTGCCACCTTCGACCCGTTCATGGTGGTCGAGGGAGCGGAAGAAGGCCTGGCCTGGGACATCATCACGCAGGTCGGCACGCTGCTGCAGAGCGACCAGTCCCGCCGCGTGCTCGGCGGCCAGGACGCCGAGACCGTGCTGCTGATGGGCCAGTCGCAGTCCGGCATCTACCTGAATACGTGGACCAGCAACTTCCACGACCTGGCCCGCGAAGCTAATGGCGGCAACGTTTTCGACGGTTACCTCAACAGCGTGGGCGCGGTGCTCGAACGTCCGCTCGCCCAGGACACTGACGGCGTGGGCGGGCTCCAGCTGGTACCCGGCTCGGAACCGGAACTGGATACGCCGTTCATCACCGTTACTTCGGAGGGCGATACGTCGCTGTTCGGCACCGGGATCCTCGCCGAAAACGAGGACCTGGCCGAGAACCGCCGGCACTGGCAGGTCCCGGGAACGCCACACACGGACGTCAATTCCCCCGTCACGCCCGCCAATGAGGAGGTCTACCGCAGCGGCCGGCTCCCCCGCCTGATGGACCAGGAGTTCATCGACGCGCTTAACCCGTACCCGCTGGAGCCAGCCATCATCGCTGCAACCGAGTCATTGGTTGATTGGGTGCAGGACGGCGAGCCGGCGGCGCCGTCGCAATGGTTCGACATGAACGACGACGGCATACTGGTCCGCGACGAGCACGGCAACGTCACCGGCGGCGTGCGCTACGGTCTGCTGGACTACCCGCTGGCAACGTTCAACGGCGCTTCTGCACCGGGCTCGGTGTTCGGCAGCTACTCGCTCATCTCACGGGAAGAGTTCGACGAGACCTACGGCAGCCGCGAGGCCTACCTGGAGCTCATCGAGGAATCCAACTCGCGGCAGATCGAGGCCGGCTATCTGACCAAATCGGGTGCTGCGCAGATGGTTCGCGTGGCTAATGACCTGCTGGACCGAATTGGAGCCTGA